Proteins found in one Labrenzia sp. VG12 genomic segment:
- a CDS encoding DUF2478 domain-containing protein, protein MDIACIPLTGQVATDHLLNKVADRLADDGCRLVGALRVPVADAEMAHCDSTLRLLPDGMSIRISQDLGAGSSACRLDAGALAEAAGVAETRLTEQGADLVMLNKFGLSEAEGRGFRALISKAIESGIPVLIGLSDPHRAAFEDFTGAPANLLPADEEHVLSWCRNAAGAGHR, encoded by the coding sequence ATGGATATCGCGTGCATTCCCCTGACAGGTCAAGTTGCAACCGACCACCTTTTGAACAAGGTGGCAGATCGGTTGGCTGATGACGGATGCCGGTTGGTCGGTGCGTTACGGGTACCGGTTGCGGATGCCGAGATGGCACATTGCGACAGTACGCTGCGGCTTTTGCCGGATGGCATGTCCATTCGCATAAGCCAGGATCTCGGCGCCGGCTCGTCAGCCTGCCGGCTGGATGCCGGTGCGCTTGCCGAAGCAGCAGGCGTCGCCGAGACCCGTCTCACCGAGCAAGGTGCAGATCTGGTCATGCTGAACAAGTTCGGCCTGAGCGAGGCGGAAGGACGCGGTTTTCGAGCCTTGATTTCAAAGGCAATTGAAAGCGGTATTCCGGTCCTGATCGGTCTTTCCGATCCGCATCGCGCAGCTTTCGAGGACTTCACAGGAGCTCCTGCCAATCTCCTGCCGGCCGATGAAGAACATGTTTTGTCTTGGTGCCGCAATGCTGCGGGGGCCGGCCATAGATGA
- a CDS encoding pyridoxal phosphate-dependent aminotransferase — protein MTKNAFLPSRRSDVAPFIAMDVLAEAARLEAEGRKIVHMEVGQPSAPAPRIALEAARSALEHGRLGYTEALGIAPLRQALSAHYLKTYGVDVPAGRIMATTGSSAGFNLAFLTAFDPGDRVVLTAPGYPAYRNILKSLGLVPVEIEVGEETMWSLTPAHLDQAQADGPIKGVLVASPANPTGTMMTPEALDDLVRYCEDAGIWFISDEIYHGLDYASGQKTALETSQNVIVINSFSKYYCMTGWRIGWMVLPEQLVRPTERIAQSLYISPPELSQIAATAALDAVQELEAVKAVYAANRDLLVAGLPRIGLDRLLPVDGAFYIYADISRFSDDSLGFATRMLQEAGVAATPGVDFDPVHGHDFLRFSFAGAHEDMKDALDRLSGFLTRS, from the coding sequence ATGACAAAGAACGCCTTCCTTCCCTCCCGCCGCAGCGACGTTGCTCCTTTCATCGCCATGGATGTTCTCGCAGAAGCGGCCAGACTGGAGGCCGAAGGGCGAAAGATCGTGCATATGGAAGTCGGCCAGCCGTCTGCCCCGGCACCGCGCATTGCCCTGGAAGCGGCCAGAAGTGCTCTGGAGCACGGCCGTCTCGGGTATACCGAAGCGCTCGGCATCGCTCCGCTGCGCCAGGCACTGTCGGCGCATTACCTCAAGACCTATGGCGTTGACGTGCCCGCCGGGCGGATCATGGCGACCACAGGCTCGTCTGCCGGGTTCAACCTGGCTTTCCTGACAGCCTTCGACCCGGGGGACCGCGTGGTTCTGACAGCGCCCGGCTATCCGGCCTACCGGAACATTTTGAAGTCGCTGGGGCTGGTCCCGGTTGAGATCGAGGTGGGGGAAGAGACTATGTGGAGCCTGACACCGGCTCATCTCGATCAGGCACAGGCGGATGGACCGATCAAGGGTGTGCTTGTGGCCAGTCCGGCCAATCCGACCGGGACCATGATGACCCCTGAAGCGCTGGATGATCTGGTCCGGTATTGTGAAGATGCCGGGATCTGGTTCATTTCCGACGAGATCTATCATGGACTGGACTATGCCAGCGGGCAGAAGACAGCTCTGGAAACGTCCCAGAATGTCATCGTCATCAACAGTTTCTCCAAATACTACTGCATGACCGGATGGCGCATCGGCTGGATGGTGCTGCCTGAGCAGCTTGTCCGCCCGACGGAGCGCATCGCCCAGAGCCTTTATATTTCACCGCCGGAGCTATCGCAGATCGCCGCGACGGCTGCGCTGGATGCGGTTCAGGAGCTGGAAGCGGTGAAGGCCGTCTACGCGGCCAATCGGGATCTGCTGGTTGCCGGCTTGCCTCGGATCGGTCTGGACAGGCTGCTTCCCGTTGACGGTGCCTTCTACATCTATGCAGATATCAGCCGTTTCAGTGACGACAGCCTGGGCTTTGCCACGAGGATGCTTCAGGAGGCTGGCGTGGCGGCAACACCCGGTGTCGATTTCGACCCCGTGCACGGACACGACTTCCTGCGTTTTTCCTTTGCCGGTGCCCATGAAGACATGAAAGACGCATTGGACAGGTTGTCCGGCTTTCTCACGCGTTCTTGA
- a CDS encoding M48 family metalloprotease — protein MKRISARNLFRKSLALTCSLAVALPLLITPAQAQRGRISLVRDAETEALLRDYAKPIFKVAGIAHSEPEIILVNDKSFNAFVPDSRRMFINIGVLMEAEAPSEVIGVIAHETGHIAGRHLVRLRSAAANAQIMSVIGMVLGAGAAAAGAASGSGQAASGGGAIALGAGSVGRRSLLSYQRGEEAAADRAALRYLNATGQSARGMLKTFQRMSEQQMFTRQFVDPYAQSHPMAQDRYNGLLREAQKSPHFDKPEDYVLQYRHELVRAKLFAFSSHPSATLRAYPRKDKSPAAQYARAIAAMKSRGKGAVKEIDALIRTQPNNPYYYELKGQALLEGGDPKRAIAPFRKALSIKPNEPQFMVWLGYALVASNDNSKLVEAERVLKKAIQRDANSGVAYSQLAIAHGRQGERAEADLATAKGLMVTGDFQAAKRYAARAQKSLKRGSPAWLQADDIVAYKPPNVPNRR, from the coding sequence TTGAAACGGATATCAGCCCGGAACCTGTTCCGGAAATCGCTGGCCCTCACCTGTTCTCTCGCCGTCGCCCTGCCGCTCTTGATCACGCCAGCACAAGCGCAGCGCGGCAGGATTTCGCTGGTCAGGGATGCCGAGACCGAAGCGCTTTTGCGCGACTATGCCAAGCCGATTTTCAAGGTTGCCGGGATCGCCCATTCCGAGCCGGAGATCATTCTGGTGAACGACAAGAGCTTCAATGCCTTCGTACCGGACAGCCGGCGCATGTTTATCAATATCGGCGTGCTGATGGAGGCAGAGGCCCCGAGCGAGGTCATCGGCGTCATCGCGCACGAAACCGGCCATATCGCCGGCCGCCATCTGGTGCGGTTGCGCTCCGCGGCTGCCAACGCACAGATCATGTCCGTGATCGGCATGGTCCTTGGTGCTGGCGCGGCTGCGGCGGGCGCCGCTTCCGGATCGGGTCAGGCGGCATCTGGCGGTGGTGCGATCGCCCTCGGCGCAGGATCTGTCGGACGTCGTTCTCTTTTGTCCTATCAGCGCGGTGAAGAGGCCGCGGCCGATCGGGCCGCCTTGAGGTATCTCAACGCAACCGGGCAAAGCGCGCGCGGCATGCTGAAAACCTTTCAGCGGATGTCGGAACAACAGATGTTCACCCGCCAATTCGTGGATCCTTATGCGCAGAGCCACCCGATGGCCCAGGACCGTTACAATGGTCTTCTGCGCGAGGCGCAGAAATCCCCGCATTTCGACAAACCCGAAGACTATGTCCTGCAGTACCGGCACGAACTCGTCCGCGCCAAGCTGTTTGCCTTCTCCAGCCACCCTTCCGCGACGCTTCGGGCCTACCCGCGCAAGGACAAGAGCCCGGCCGCGCAATATGCCAGGGCCATTGCGGCCATGAAGAGCCGTGGCAAGGGGGCGGTCAAGGAGATCGATGCACTGATCCGGACACAGCCCAACAATCCCTATTATTATGAGCTCAAGGGGCAGGCTCTCCTGGAAGGCGGAGATCCGAAACGCGCGATCGCTCCATTCCGCAAGGCCCTTTCCATCAAGCCCAACGAACCCCAGTTCATGGTCTGGCTCGGTTATGCCCTTGTGGCGTCCAACGACAATTCCAAGCTCGTCGAAGCCGAGCGCGTCCTGAAAAAGGCCATTCAGCGGGACGCCAACTCGGGTGTTGCCTACAGCCAGCTTGCGATTGCGCATGGCCGGCAGGGTGAGCGCGCAGAAGCAGATTTGGCCACGGCAAAGGGCCTGATGGTGACCGGCGATTTCCAGGCGGCAAAGCGTTATGCCGCCCGTGCTCAAAAAAGTTTGAAGCGCGGATCGCCCGCATGGCTTCAAGCGGACGACATTGTCGCGTACAAACCCCCTAATGTGCCGAATCGCCGATAA
- a CDS encoding DsbA family protein: MTHSLQSIRSLYPPVLMRVLSLCALLLALVAVPAAAQELKREDIEKIVREYILENPDIIAEALTELDRREREAADLARVQALTDSADVLFNSTRQVVLGNPEGSVALVEFFDYNCGYCKRAYGDMVKLIEEHPDLKVVLKEFPVLGQGSVEAAQVAVAVNSVAPDKYGDFHEALLLSRGQANNASALAAAKSVGIAEEDLLAAMKTDEAGQTIEEVYSLANRLGLTGTPSYVVGDEVVMGAVGYEQLNEKIKSLKNCEQTTC, encoded by the coding sequence ATGACCCACTCCCTTCAATCGATCCGGTCACTCTATCCACCGGTCCTGATGCGTGTCCTATCGCTCTGTGCGCTTCTTCTTGCCCTGGTGGCCGTACCGGCTGCCGCCCAGGAGCTGAAGCGCGAAGACATCGAGAAGATCGTCCGCGAGTATATCCTGGAGAATCCCGACATTATCGCCGAAGCACTGACGGAACTCGACCGCCGTGAGCGGGAGGCCGCAGACCTTGCGCGCGTCCAGGCGCTGACTGACAGTGCCGATGTCCTGTTCAACTCGACGCGCCAGGTTGTCCTTGGCAACCCTGAAGGGTCCGTCGCACTTGTCGAGTTCTTCGACTACAACTGCGGCTACTGCAAGCGTGCCTATGGCGACATGGTCAAGCTGATCGAGGAACATCCGGACCTCAAGGTCGTTCTGAAGGAATTTCCGGTGCTCGGCCAGGGGTCCGTGGAAGCTGCCCAGGTGGCTGTTGCAGTCAATTCCGTCGCGCCTGACAAATACGGCGACTTTCACGAGGCCCTGCTTTTGAGCCGCGGACAGGCGAACAACGCCAGCGCCCTGGCAGCAGCAAAAAGCGTCGGCATTGCCGAGGAAGACCTTCTGGCCGCGATGAAGACCGACGAGGCCGGTCAGACGATTGAAGAAGTCTATTCTCTGGCCAACCGACTTGGTCTGACCGGTACCCCGTCCTATGTCGTCGGGGATGAGGTTGTCATGGGCGCTGTCGGCTATGAACAGCTCAATGAGAAGATCAAGTCGCTCAAGAATTGCGAGCAGACCACCTGCTGA
- the accB gene encoding acetyl-CoA carboxylase biotin carboxyl carrier protein, with protein sequence MRNDNKKFDTALIRDLAVLLDETNLSEIELEQGDTRIRVARQMSINAPVSVAAPTAAPVAAAAPAAAPATAPAAAAEPAQSGTTVTSPMVGTAYLSPEPGAAAFIQVGDKVSEGQTILIVEAMKTMNHIPSTKAGTVKQILVDDAQPVEFGEPLIIVE encoded by the coding sequence ATGCGTAATGATAACAAGAAATTTGACACGGCCCTGATCCGCGATCTCGCCGTCCTCCTGGATGAAACCAATCTCTCCGAGATCGAACTGGAACAGGGCGACACCCGCATCCGAGTCGCACGCCAGATGTCCATCAATGCGCCGGTGAGCGTTGCCGCCCCGACTGCAGCACCTGTTGCCGCTGCCGCACCGGCCGCAGCTCCTGCCACCGCACCGGCCGCCGCCGCTGAACCGGCTCAGTCCGGAACCACCGTGACCTCTCCGATGGTCGGCACCGCCTATCTGTCGCCGGAGCCCGGCGCAGCCGCCTTCATTCAGGTTGGCGACAAGGTGTCCGAAGGTCAGACGATCCTGATCGTCGAGGCCATGAAAACCATGAACCACATCCCCTCCACCAAGGCCGGTACCGTCAAGCAGATCCTGGTCGACGACGCCCAGCCGGTGGAATTCGGCGAACCGCTCATCATCGTCGAATAA
- the accC gene encoding acetyl-CoA carboxylase biotin carboxylase subunit yields the protein MFSKILIANRGEIALRILRACKELGISTVAVHSTADADAMHVRLADESVCIGPPAARDSYLNIPQLLAACEITGADAVHPGYGFLSENARFAEILEAHNIEFIGPTAEHIRVMGDKIQAKQTAKDLGIPVVPGSDGEVRATDDAHAIAREIGYPVLVKAAAGGGGRGMKVAQTEAELDTALSTARSEAKAAFGDDALYMEKYLGKPRHIEIQVLGDGKGNAVHLGERDCSLQRRHQKVLEEAPSPSLNADQRNEIGEIVASAMRKLKYRGVGTVEFLYENGEFYFIEMNTRLQVEHPVTEMITGIDLVNEQIRIAAGGDLDMTQDDIRFEGHAIECRINAEDPVNFTPSPGTITYYHPPGGLGVRVDSGVYQGYKIPPYYDSLIGKLIVHGRNRVECMMRLRRCLDEFVVDEIKSTIPLFRDLVDNQDIANGQYDIHWLEKHLAAKSS from the coding sequence ATGTTCTCCAAGATCCTTATCGCCAACCGAGGCGAGATCGCCCTGCGCATCCTGCGTGCCTGCAAGGAGCTGGGCATTTCAACGGTCGCGGTGCATTCCACCGCCGATGCCGACGCCATGCATGTCCGCCTGGCCGACGAAAGCGTCTGCATCGGGCCGCCAGCGGCCCGCGACAGCTACCTGAACATCCCCCAGCTTCTGGCCGCCTGTGAAATCACCGGCGCCGACGCAGTCCATCCGGGCTACGGTTTCCTGTCGGAAAACGCCCGCTTTGCCGAGATCCTCGAAGCGCACAACATCGAGTTCATCGGCCCGACCGCAGAGCACATCCGGGTGATGGGTGACAAGATCCAGGCCAAGCAGACCGCCAAGGATCTCGGCATTCCCGTGGTTCCAGGATCCGACGGTGAAGTCCGGGCAACGGACGACGCCCACGCGATCGCACGCGAGATCGGCTATCCGGTTCTGGTCAAGGCAGCTGCCGGTGGCGGTGGCCGCGGCATGAAGGTTGCCCAGACCGAGGCTGAGCTGGATACGGCATTGTCGACCGCCCGGTCCGAGGCGAAGGCCGCCTTCGGCGACGACGCGCTTTACATGGAAAAATATCTCGGCAAGCCGCGCCACATCGAGATCCAGGTGCTCGGCGACGGCAAAGGCAATGCCGTTCATCTGGGCGAGCGAGACTGCTCCTTGCAGCGCCGGCACCAGAAGGTTCTGGAAGAGGCTCCTTCTCCAAGCCTCAATGCCGACCAGCGCAACGAGATTGGCGAAATTGTCGCAAGCGCAATGCGCAAGCTGAAATATCGCGGTGTCGGTACCGTCGAGTTCCTCTATGAGAACGGTGAATTCTACTTCATCGAGATGAACACCCGCCTGCAGGTGGAACACCCGGTGACCGAAATGATCACCGGCATCGACCTCGTCAACGAGCAGATCCGTATCGCAGCCGGTGGCGACCTGGACATGACCCAGGACGACATCCGGTTCGAAGGCCATGCCATCGAATGCCGCATCAATGCCGAGGATCCGGTCAACTTCACGCCGTCACCGGGCACGATCACCTATTACCACCCGCCAGGTGGCCTGGGAGTGCGCGTCGACAGCGGTGTCTATCAGGGCTACAAGATCCCGCCCTATTACGACAGCCTGATCGGCAAACTGATCGTGCATGGCCGCAACCGTGTCGAGTGCATGATGCGCCTGCGCCGCTGCCTGGATGAATTTGTCGTTGACGAAATCAAGTCCACTATTCCGCTTTTCCGCGATTTGGTGGACAATCAAGACATCGCGAACGGTCAGTACGACATTCACTGGCTGGAAAAACATCTGGCTGCCAAGTCGAGCTGA
- the aat gene encoding leucyl/phenylalanyl-tRNA--protein transferase translates to MAGYKDDIVMEITPQVLLKAYACGLFPMAESADDPGLFWLEPERRGHLPLDSFHLPRRLRRTIRSDVFEIRVSTDFQGIIDGCAEPMPGRQKTWINSEIRRLYGELFDMGYCHTIEAWQDNELVGGLYGVSLNGAFFGESMFTFRTDASKVCLAHLVARLIVGGYSLLDTQFVTDHLSKFGALEIPQAEYNTRLAEALKLETDFYALSPQACGQEVLDVLDSWKSR, encoded by the coding sequence ATGGCAGGTTACAAAGACGACATCGTGATGGAAATCACGCCGCAGGTTCTGTTGAAAGCCTATGCCTGCGGCCTCTTCCCCATGGCCGAATCCGCAGACGATCCAGGGCTCTTCTGGCTGGAGCCGGAACGGCGCGGCCATCTCCCGCTGGACAGTTTTCATCTGCCGCGCCGCCTGCGTCGCACCATTCGCAGCGACGTCTTCGAGATCCGTGTCAGCACAGACTTCCAGGGCATCATCGACGGCTGCGCCGAACCCATGCCCGGGCGCCAGAAAACCTGGATCAATTCGGAAATCCGCCGGCTCTATGGCGAACTCTTCGACATGGGCTATTGCCACACGATCGAGGCTTGGCAGGACAATGAACTGGTCGGCGGCCTCTATGGTGTCAGCCTGAACGGGGCTTTCTTTGGCGAAAGCATGTTCACGTTCCGCACCGACGCGTCCAAGGTCTGCCTTGCGCATCTGGTGGCCCGCCTGATCGTCGGCGGATATTCCCTGCTGGACACCCAGTTTGTCACCGATCACCTCAGCAAGTTTGGCGCCCTGGAAATTCCGCAAGCGGAATACAACACAAGGCTGGCCGAAGCCCTGAAACTGGAAACCGATTTCTATGCGCTTTCCCCGCAAGCCTGCGGACAGGAAGTGCTGGACGTGCTGGACAGCTGGAAATCGCGATAA
- a CDS encoding DUF5071 domain-containing protein, producing the protein MKPADCVPRDKHDLPAVRRARALGFPGLNAVLPELLQWICDANWPVAPEVADLLSQSGQEIIPHLQRVLHSKDSDWKFWTIDLVIRNLDPDIRQQLRADLELLANRASREDKLNEVDVVSNEVLNL; encoded by the coding sequence ATGAAACCGGCTGACTGTGTGCCTCGAGACAAGCACGACTTGCCTGCCGTGAGACGGGCGAGGGCGCTTGGATTTCCAGGTCTCAATGCTGTCCTGCCAGAGCTTTTGCAATGGATTTGCGATGCAAACTGGCCGGTGGCGCCGGAAGTTGCAGACCTGCTGTCACAATCAGGTCAGGAGATCATCCCGCATCTTCAACGGGTTCTTCATTCGAAGGACTCGGACTGGAAATTCTGGACGATCGATCTGGTCATCCGAAATCTTGACCCTGATATACGACAGCAACTGCGTGCCGATCTTGAACTTCTGGCAAATCGCGCAAGCCGGGAAGACAAGCTGAATGAGGTCGACGTCGTCTCGAACGAGGTTCTAAACCTCTAG
- a CDS encoding NADH:ubiquinone oxidoreductase subunit NDUFA12 → MKTLLLEFFTWWNGQTMGTRFFTWRKGEFVGEDEFGNKYYKERGGKKRWVIYNGLAEASSIPPGWHGWMHHRVDTPPSEETYHAKHWQQAHKVNPTGTPDAYRPHGSILTPEKRPEVTGDYEAWTPGS, encoded by the coding sequence ATGAAAACACTGCTGCTTGAATTCTTCACTTGGTGGAACGGCCAGACCATGGGAACCCGCTTCTTCACCTGGCGGAAGGGGGAATTTGTCGGGGAAGACGAGTTCGGCAACAAGTACTACAAAGAACGCGGCGGCAAGAAGCGCTGGGTCATCTATAACGGCCTTGCGGAAGCCTCTTCCATTCCTCCGGGCTGGCACGGCTGGATGCATCACCGCGTTGACACGCCGCCGTCCGAAGAGACCTATCATGCCAAGCACTGGCAGCAGGCGCACAAGGTGAACCCGACCGGCACCCCGGACGCCTACCGTCCGCACGGCTCGATCCTGACCCCGGAAAAACGCCCCGAGGTCACTGGCGACTACGAAGCCTGGACGCCGGGAAGCTGA
- a CDS encoding response regulator, translated as MKHHAAFGLAMEDIDAVVVEDSKPMQTILRSILLSFKVARVRVFDSVDEALEASLAEPPNVILTDWRMAPTSGYQFLRLVRHRHMEPLCYVPILFVTAHGTRPLVDKALRAGAHHVLVKPVSPSTLYKRLRWLLNDDRPMILEHSGFYNIYGIQKTMDEQAEKMQSLAGARLHHRIATQKRAEVEDAVEAAFDKKEPVRRDPFAKVKKEKPKPRQSAAAKHIRNAAFAPMKGDNVH; from the coding sequence ATGAAGCATCACGCTGCATTTGGCCTGGCCATGGAAGACATCGACGCCGTTGTTGTTGAGGACAGCAAGCCGATGCAAACGATTCTCAGGTCGATTCTCCTGAGTTTCAAGGTTGCCAGAGTGCGGGTCTTTGATTCGGTCGACGAGGCTCTGGAAGCCAGTCTTGCCGAACCGCCCAACGTGATTCTGACCGACTGGCGCATGGCGCCGACCTCAGGCTATCAGTTCCTGCGGCTGGTAAGGCACCGGCACATGGAGCCGCTGTGCTACGTTCCGATCCTGTTTGTTACCGCCCACGGTACGCGCCCCCTCGTCGACAAGGCGCTCAGGGCAGGGGCTCACCACGTGCTGGTGAAACCGGTATCGCCCTCGACACTCTACAAGCGTCTGCGCTGGCTCCTGAACGACGACCGGCCGATGATCCTCGAGCATTCCGGATTCTACAACATCTATGGCATCCAGAAGACCATGGATGAGCAGGCGGAGAAGATGCAGTCGCTCGCAGGTGCCCGCTTGCATCATCGAATCGCAACGCAAAAACGTGCGGAAGTCGAAGATGCTGTCGAAGCGGCTTTCGACAAGAAAGAGCCCGTCCGGCGGGATCCTTTCGCCAAGGTGAAAAAGGAAAAGCCGAAACCCCGGCAGTCCGCGGCGGCAAAGCACATTCGCAACGCTGCCTTCGCGCCCATGAAGGGCGACAACGTTCACTAG